Proteins from a single region of Bogoriella caseilytica:
- a CDS encoding DEAD/DEAH box helicase, with translation MARGDQRRTGRARTGAGSGANGRTRSGSGARRRRPARPADEEITAVLARLASELDSVVRRPPTRPALRTKFQVVGLLVREQRAQVKADATLSEARRTQELKRLDGVATMLAKIAARDTSLLALVDENAKLSEAARTLKATVMRAGGIEPPPEPEPSAPTAPSAGEPAATKRVVPQSVISRQMANPFLAPDHQAAAERTATRARRLAGWELLEPLFRSFEKAATGAPACMDLPEATSYSARSVPVPPGVDLMPHQSRVVAAAAEGHRTFLLADEPGLGKTAQALLAAQAADAFPLLVVVPNVVKTNWAHEVTMWVPQRRATVVHGDGDDIDGFADVVIVNYELLDRHVGWLAELGFRGMVVDEAHFIKNKRSQRSQHVLTVADSIRIRAGRPLMMALTGTPLINDIEDFRAIWQLLGWIDDDKPLGALMAALEASELTPADPGFSAAARASVIDMGIVRRRKVDVIADIPARRVADLPVEIDNAAGRSIRAAEEVLTRRMVQRYHAALEARTGDDVEGIDHALARRVAAAELKDSSSKTKGENVFTMVRRIGQAKAGLAAQYAAQLARNVGKVVFFAKHVDVMDQAEQLFADQGIGFASIRGDQTPKAREKAITAFTEDPEVAVAVCSLTAAGVGLNLQVASNLVLAELSWTDAEQTQAIDRIHRIGQSEPVTAWRIIAAQTMDATIAALIDSKSGLAARALDGAAEEDLPSSTDIQLEALVALLTAALKNEDAD, from the coding sequence ATGGCACGAGGAGACCAGCGTCGGACAGGTCGCGCTCGCACGGGCGCCGGATCGGGCGCGAACGGTCGAACCCGGTCGGGCTCCGGCGCTCGGCGCCGCCGCCCCGCCCGCCCTGCCGACGAGGAGATCACTGCAGTGCTCGCCCGGCTGGCGAGCGAGCTCGACAGCGTGGTGCGCCGGCCTCCCACGCGCCCGGCGCTGCGCACCAAGTTCCAGGTCGTGGGTCTCCTCGTGCGGGAGCAGCGGGCACAGGTCAAGGCCGACGCCACGCTGAGTGAGGCGCGGCGGACGCAGGAACTCAAGCGACTCGACGGTGTGGCGACGATGCTGGCCAAGATCGCCGCCCGGGATACGTCCTTGCTTGCGCTGGTCGACGAGAACGCCAAGCTGTCCGAGGCCGCGCGCACCCTGAAGGCGACCGTGATGCGCGCCGGCGGAATCGAGCCGCCCCCTGAGCCCGAGCCCTCGGCCCCCACGGCGCCGAGCGCCGGCGAACCGGCCGCCACCAAACGCGTGGTGCCGCAGTCCGTGATCTCCCGGCAGATGGCGAACCCGTTCCTGGCCCCGGATCACCAGGCCGCAGCCGAGCGCACGGCGACGCGCGCCCGCCGCCTCGCCGGCTGGGAGCTGCTCGAACCGTTGTTCCGCTCCTTCGAGAAGGCCGCCACCGGAGCACCCGCCTGCATGGACCTGCCCGAGGCGACCTCCTACTCCGCCCGCTCGGTGCCGGTGCCTCCAGGCGTGGACCTGATGCCCCATCAGTCCCGGGTGGTGGCCGCCGCGGCCGAAGGGCACCGCACCTTCCTGCTGGCGGACGAGCCCGGACTCGGCAAGACCGCCCAGGCGCTGCTGGCCGCGCAGGCGGCTGATGCCTTCCCGCTGCTCGTCGTGGTGCCCAACGTGGTCAAGACGAACTGGGCGCACGAGGTCACGATGTGGGTGCCGCAGCGCCGGGCCACCGTGGTCCACGGCGACGGTGACGACATCGATGGGTTTGCGGATGTCGTGATCGTGAACTACGAGCTCCTCGACCGGCACGTCGGCTGGCTGGCCGAGCTCGGCTTCCGCGGCATGGTGGTCGATGAGGCGCACTTCATCAAGAACAAGCGCTCCCAGCGATCCCAACACGTGCTCACCGTCGCGGACAGCATCCGCATCCGGGCTGGCCGGCCCCTGATGATGGCGTTGACCGGCACACCGCTGATCAACGACATCGAAGATTTCCGCGCCATCTGGCAGTTGCTCGGCTGGATCGATGACGACAAGCCGCTCGGGGCGCTGATGGCTGCCCTCGAGGCCAGTGAGCTCACCCCAGCAGACCCGGGCTTCTCTGCCGCTGCACGTGCCAGCGTCATCGACATGGGGATCGTCCGCCGACGCAAGGTCGACGTGATCGCCGACATCCCGGCGCGCCGCGTGGCGGACCTGCCCGTCGAGATCGACAACGCTGCCGGCCGCTCGATCCGTGCGGCCGAAGAGGTGCTCACCCGCCGGATGGTGCAGCGTTACCACGCGGCGCTCGAGGCGCGAACCGGCGACGACGTCGAGGGAATCGATCACGCGCTCGCCCGCCGCGTGGCGGCCGCCGAGCTCAAGGACTCGAGCTCCAAGACCAAGGGCGAGAACGTCTTCACGATGGTGCGGCGGATCGGCCAGGCCAAAGCGGGCCTGGCCGCCCAGTACGCGGCGCAGCTCGCCCGCAACGTCGGCAAGGTCGTGTTCTTCGCCAAGCACGTCGACGTCATGGACCAGGCGGAGCAGCTCTTCGCCGACCAGGGGATCGGTTTCGCCTCCATCCGCGGTGACCAGACGCCGAAGGCGCGCGAGAAGGCCATCACCGCCTTCACCGAGGATCCCGAGGTCGCCGTCGCCGTGTGCTCGCTGACCGCCGCCGGGGTGGGCCTGAACCTGCAGGTGGCCTCGAACCTGGTGCTGGCCGAGCTGTCGTGGACCGACGCCGAGCAGACCCAGGCGATCGACCGGATCCACCGGATCGGTCAGTCCGAACCGGTCACGGCGTGGCGGATCATCGCCGCACAGACCATGGACGCCACGATCGCCGCACTGATCGACAGCAAGTCGGGCCTGGCAGCCCGTGCCCTGGACGGCGCAGCCGAGGAGGATCTCCCCTCGTCCACCGACATTCAGCTCGAAGCCCTGGTCGCCTTGCTCACAGCAGCGCTCAAGAACGAGGACGCCGACTGA
- a CDS encoding TetR/AcrR family transcriptional regulator — MTSLPDPLSRRDRQRQTREALCFAARAVFTRDGYHGARLDVIAREAGFSKGAVYSNFSGKAALFLAVVDLNLETALAEGGWDVFERAASSETVGEATTEAMRGFALATLEFIAVAARDEHLSAEMARRMQVLTDGYTAIAQEHLAPEEHFSGEELGALLSALDQGAALLTLAGGAEIDQRTLQAGMQRLLDPTGTRAEVGDLGARPGASALHHEVIQRRVAQALRGQS; from the coding sequence ATGACGTCCCTGCCTGACCCGTTGTCGCGCCGTGATCGGCAGCGACAGACTCGAGAGGCGCTGTGTTTCGCCGCCCGAGCCGTCTTCACCCGTGACGGCTACCACGGAGCGCGGCTGGACGTGATCGCGCGCGAGGCCGGTTTCTCCAAGGGGGCCGTCTACTCGAACTTCTCGGGCAAGGCAGCCCTGTTCCTCGCAGTCGTCGACCTCAACCTGGAGACGGCTCTTGCCGAGGGAGGGTGGGATGTCTTCGAGCGGGCGGCCTCGTCAGAGACCGTGGGCGAGGCCACCACCGAGGCGATGAGGGGGTTTGCCCTGGCCACGCTGGAGTTCATCGCGGTGGCCGCGCGCGACGAGCATCTCTCCGCGGAGATGGCGCGGCGGATGCAGGTCCTCACCGACGGCTACACCGCCATCGCGCAGGAGCACCTGGCGCCGGAGGAGCACTTCTCCGGCGAGGAGCTCGGCGCGCTGCTCAGCGCCCTCGACCAGGGCGCCGCACTGCTCACCCTTGCCGGCGGCGCCGAGATCGACCAGCGCACGCTCCAAGCCGGGATGCAACGCCTGCTCGACCCTACGGGGACCCGGGCGGAGGTGGGGGATCTCGGCGCGCGGCCGGGAGCGAGTGCCCTGCATCATGAGGTCATCCAGCGGCGAGTGGCTCAGGCGCTGCGGGGGCAGTCGTAG
- a CDS encoding ABC transporter ATP-binding protein: MAENVLAVAGLTRRFGTVVANDAISLQVRAGEVVGLLGHNGAGKTTLASQVVGLLRPDAGSIHVCGIDAVAKPALARRYVALQSQAQAPMDGLTPRTAIELAGRIRGLSSRRARATAAELAEELDIGPWLDRRAQPEGRGLSGGIRRLTAFAMTVAASPPLLILDEPTNDIDASRRRLLWTALRRRADAGAGVLLVTHNVTEAERIVDQLVVLDRGQVVGAGSPAELRGTRDTDLRMELHLPAEGGEPDLTSVTVKPLRQLRVGRRLLITVPAEQAASAVAWASGLRDAAQIDSYALAPATLEDAYLALTSSDDSASREEHARV; this comes from the coding sequence ATGGCCGAGAACGTGCTCGCCGTCGCTGGACTGACCCGACGGTTCGGGACAGTGGTCGCCAACGACGCCATCTCTCTGCAGGTCCGGGCCGGAGAAGTGGTCGGCCTGCTCGGCCACAACGGCGCGGGCAAGACGACGCTGGCCTCCCAGGTCGTCGGACTCCTCCGTCCGGATGCTGGGAGCATCCACGTCTGCGGCATCGACGCCGTCGCCAAGCCGGCCCTCGCTCGCCGCTACGTGGCGCTGCAGTCCCAAGCCCAAGCCCCTATGGACGGCCTCACCCCGCGCACCGCGATCGAACTCGCCGGACGCATCCGGGGCCTGTCCAGCCGTCGAGCGCGCGCCACGGCCGCAGAACTGGCCGAGGAGCTGGATATCGGGCCATGGCTTGATCGACGCGCCCAACCGGAGGGCCGCGGCCTGTCCGGCGGCATCCGGAGACTGACCGCCTTCGCCATGACCGTGGCCGCCTCTCCGCCGCTCCTCATCCTCGATGAGCCGACCAACGACATCGATGCGTCACGACGACGGCTGCTCTGGACGGCGTTGCGCCGACGCGCCGACGCCGGCGCCGGAGTCCTGCTCGTCACCCACAACGTCACCGAGGCGGAACGCATCGTCGACCAGCTCGTGGTCCTCGATCGCGGCCAGGTCGTCGGCGCCGGCTCTCCCGCAGAGCTGCGAGGTACCCGGGACACCGACCTCCGCATGGAGTTGCACCTGCCGGCCGAGGGCGGCGAACCGGACCTGACCTCGGTGACCGTGAAGCCGCTGCGCCAGCTGCGCGTGGGACGACGTCTCCTGATCACCGTTCCCGCCGAGCAGGCCGCTTCCGCCGTCGCCTGGGCATCCGGCCTACGCGATGCCGCGCAGATCGACAGTTACGCCCTGGCGCCGGCCACTCTCGAGGATGCCTACCTCGCCCTCACCTCATCCGATGACTCTGCTTCCCGAGAGGAACACGCCCGTGTCTGA
- a CDS encoding ABC transporter permease yields MSDTLTTSDARPAPVQVSLWTTYRTLLRWNVAQIGAQLPLVIVVQALLAAGIIIGFGFLIPDIDPATALFLSTGAPTVLLLTIGLVIVPQGVARARIDGTFTYMRSLPLARPLLLAADMTVWLLIALPSVAVGVLVARLRYDLAYSFDWPVLIAAALLVTLMATAVGYAIAVSLQPMLAQLVSQVLVFFVLLFSPITFPANQLPAWFQSVHDVLPARPGADLLRAGLDSATFDASLRDLLILVAWCLVGVAVSVRALVRRT; encoded by the coding sequence GTGTCTGACACGCTCACCACGTCCGATGCCCGTCCCGCACCGGTCCAGGTCAGCCTCTGGACGACGTACCGCACGCTGCTGCGGTGGAACGTGGCCCAGATCGGGGCGCAGCTGCCACTCGTCATCGTCGTTCAGGCGCTCCTGGCGGCCGGGATCATCATCGGTTTCGGCTTCCTCATCCCGGACATCGACCCGGCGACAGCGCTCTTCCTCTCCACCGGAGCGCCGACCGTCCTGTTGCTGACGATCGGTCTGGTCATCGTGCCGCAGGGGGTGGCGCGCGCCCGCATCGACGGGACGTTCACCTACATGCGGTCCCTGCCCCTGGCCCGGCCCCTCCTGCTGGCTGCGGACATGACCGTGTGGCTGCTGATCGCCCTGCCCAGCGTGGCCGTCGGAGTGCTGGTGGCGCGGCTGCGCTACGACCTCGCCTACTCCTTCGACTGGCCGGTGCTGATCGCCGCGGCACTGCTCGTCACGCTCATGGCGACGGCAGTGGGCTATGCGATCGCCGTCAGCCTGCAGCCGATGCTGGCCCAGCTGGTCAGCCAGGTGCTGGTCTTCTTCGTTCTGCTGTTCTCCCCGATCACCTTCCCGGCGAACCAGCTGCCCGCATGGTTCCAGTCCGTGCACGATGTCCTGCCTGCCCGCCCGGGAGCCGATCTCCTGCGCGCAGGACTGGACTCGGCAACCTTTGATGCCAGCCTCCGCGACCTGCTCATCCTGGTGGCCTGGTGCCTCGTCGGGGTCGCGGTGTCTGTGCGTGCGCTGGTCCGCAGGACATAG
- a CDS encoding DUF5701 family protein, translating to MPTSAASPQDQLPPVPGAPPLPALSEQARRLIAVGLVSDSGEVTPGRLREAARRLEEQVPEGALLVVSEAVLPPSVLVPHLRAPALGRDRGEREGFVVVDMPDVDDFAPTAAVQLPEAVVYAVTAPDRGDHLRNDSPAEADAELASRGRSPLTLAEGVHWALQTPGVLARNACYMTIGSRLRKGAGFDARTPALWISNGTGRDGRERRGAPKAGWCWWNNRHTWLGFASAESRIG from the coding sequence GTGCCCACATCCGCCGCAAGTCCGCAGGATCAGCTGCCGCCCGTACCGGGGGCGCCACCGCTCCCGGCATTGAGTGAGCAGGCACGCCGCCTCATTGCAGTGGGCCTCGTCTCCGACTCTGGTGAGGTGACCCCGGGCCGCCTGCGGGAGGCCGCGCGTCGATTGGAGGAGCAGGTTCCGGAGGGGGCGCTGCTCGTGGTGTCGGAGGCCGTCCTGCCGCCCAGCGTCCTCGTCCCGCACCTCCGCGCTCCTGCCCTGGGCCGCGACCGTGGCGAGCGGGAGGGCTTCGTCGTGGTCGACATGCCGGACGTGGATGACTTCGCCCCCACGGCGGCGGTCCAGCTCCCAGAAGCGGTCGTGTACGCGGTCACCGCGCCGGACCGCGGCGACCACCTGCGCAATGACTCGCCCGCCGAAGCCGACGCGGAGCTGGCCAGCCGAGGTCGGTCGCCGCTCACCCTCGCCGAAGGCGTCCATTGGGCACTGCAGACCCCCGGTGTGCTCGCGCGCAATGCGTGCTACATGACGATCGGTTCACGCCTGCGCAAGGGCGCGGGCTTCGATGCGCGCACGCCGGCACTGTGGATCTCCAACGGGACGGGACGGGACGGGCGGGAGCGCCGGGGGGCTCCGAAGGCCGGCTGGTGCTGGTGGAACAACCGTCACACGTGGCTGGGATTCGCCTCGGCAGAATCCCGGATCGGTTGA
- a CDS encoding TetR/AcrR family transcriptional regulator yields the protein MTPTHRTARAHILEQSFLLFLAHGFEATSMSDIVQASGMSKGAVYHHFATKAELFDAAIDHYFLDVVAPGEPMEHEHQGFEVAVRAVAMSLTDGLAHVSSLNADMTAYYRFFLSATERNRPAVQAALAARLESLAEAAERDATVGGRRGGPAPRTLARLALTTVEGAALLAAVDGHEDLAYRVNDTVEHFLALVRAG from the coding sequence ATGACGCCGACGCATCGCACCGCACGGGCACACATCCTTGAACAGTCGTTCCTGCTGTTTCTCGCGCACGGGTTCGAGGCCACGAGCATGTCTGACATCGTCCAGGCGAGTGGCATGTCCAAGGGCGCCGTGTACCACCACTTCGCCACCAAGGCTGAGCTGTTCGATGCCGCCATCGATCACTACTTTCTCGACGTCGTCGCACCGGGTGAGCCGATGGAGCATGAACATCAGGGGTTCGAGGTGGCAGTCCGCGCGGTCGCGATGTCCTTGACGGACGGCCTGGCGCACGTGTCCTCACTGAACGCCGACATGACCGCCTATTACCGCTTTTTCCTTTCCGCCACCGAACGAAACCGGCCAGCGGTCCAGGCGGCTCTGGCGGCACGCCTCGAGTCACTCGCCGAAGCGGCGGAACGGGACGCCACGGTCGGCGGTCGACGTGGCGGGCCGGCTCCTCGAACCCTCGCCAGACTGGCGCTCACGACCGTCGAAGGTGCGGCCCTGCTCGCCGCTGTGGATGGGCACGAAGACCTCGCCTACCGCGTCAATGACACGGTCGAGCATTTCCTCGCGCTCGTACGAGCCGGGTGA
- a CDS encoding GNAT family N-acetyltransferase: protein MARREKESFAMASEAPAWPSIRSVTPEELDGAARTLAAAFEEYPWTRWSIPEDSYRDRLEQLQRLYLGHALEHGVILVEDDLHGVLALLPPQAPEPSSSLQEQIAARHGSRLEALAGAVTPPPPEAAWNLATLGVHPEWQGRGLGRALVEAALEHVSRVDGAAVALETSDERNVRLYEGAGFRVTSTSTLEGGPVVVSMLRSSSGRSG, encoded by the coding sequence GTGGCACGCAGGGAGAAGGAGTCGTTCGCGATGGCCAGTGAGGCGCCGGCGTGGCCTTCGATACGGTCAGTGACGCCGGAGGAGCTGGACGGCGCGGCACGCACGCTGGCCGCTGCCTTCGAGGAGTATCCCTGGACCCGCTGGTCCATACCTGAGGACTCCTATCGCGACCGACTGGAACAGCTGCAACGCCTGTACTTGGGTCACGCACTCGAGCACGGCGTGATCCTGGTGGAAGACGACCTCCACGGGGTGCTTGCACTGCTCCCGCCGCAGGCTCCTGAACCGTCGTCTTCCCTCCAGGAGCAGATTGCGGCACGGCACGGATCGAGGCTGGAAGCGCTGGCAGGCGCGGTCACCCCGCCACCTCCGGAGGCGGCGTGGAATCTCGCAACCCTCGGTGTGCATCCCGAGTGGCAGGGACGAGGCCTTGGCCGCGCCCTGGTCGAGGCGGCACTCGAGCACGTGAGCCGAGTCGACGGTGCCGCGGTGGCGCTGGAGACCTCGGATGAGCGGAACGTCCGGCTCTATGAAGGCGCGGGATTCCGGGTGACCTCGACATCCACCCTCGAGGGCGGGCCCGTGGTGGTCTCGATGCTGCGGTCCAGCTCAGGCCGCTCCGGCTAG
- a CDS encoding ABC-F family ATP-binding cassette domain-containing protein yields the protein MTAHLVAHGLAGGYGHRTLFDSLDLTVAPGDVVGVVGANGAGKSTLLRLLAGVDEPQGGTIQLSPPDAFVGWLPQEHERVAGESVAEYIARRTGCAQATRDMDAAAEALGEPSPASSGADPADIYSAALDRWLASGAADLEERLPVALAELGLELGTARPEDALMTSLSGGQAARVGLAALLLSRFDIVLLDEPTNDLDLDGLERLETIVRGLRGGVVLISHDREFLARCVTRVLELDLAQGSNRVYGGGYDSYLEERETLRRHQREKYEEFAGKKADLVSRARTQREWSSQGVRNAMKKAPDNDKIRRKAASESSEKQAQKVRQMESRIARLDEVEEPRKEWQLEFTIGSAPRSGSVVSTLSSAVFRQGTFTLGPVSLQVNAGERIGITGPNGAGKSTLLRGLLGHQRPDEGTASLGASVHVGEIDQARSLLAGSELLAAAFEDLVPDLASAEVRTLLAKFGLKADHVTRPVDDLSPGERTRAALALLQARGSNLLVLDEPTNHLDLPAIEQLEQALQSYDGTLLLVTHDRRMLAAVQTDRHWRVEAGQVSEL from the coding sequence ATGACCGCACACCTCGTGGCCCATGGCCTGGCCGGCGGGTACGGCCACCGCACCCTCTTCGACTCCCTCGACCTGACCGTCGCCCCCGGCGACGTCGTCGGGGTGGTCGGCGCCAACGGTGCCGGGAAGTCCACGCTGCTCCGGCTGCTCGCCGGCGTCGACGAACCGCAGGGCGGCACCATCCAGCTCTCACCGCCCGATGCCTTCGTGGGCTGGTTGCCTCAGGAGCACGAACGCGTAGCCGGGGAGAGCGTGGCCGAGTACATCGCGCGCCGCACCGGCTGCGCCCAGGCGACCAGGGACATGGACGCCGCCGCCGAGGCCCTCGGCGAGCCGTCGCCGGCCAGCTCCGGAGCCGATCCGGCGGACATTTACTCCGCGGCGCTGGACCGCTGGCTGGCCAGCGGCGCCGCCGACCTTGAGGAGCGCCTTCCGGTCGCGCTCGCCGAACTCGGCCTCGAACTGGGCACGGCCCGCCCGGAGGACGCCCTGATGACCTCGCTCTCCGGAGGGCAGGCCGCTCGGGTGGGGCTCGCCGCGCTGCTGCTGTCCCGCTTCGACATCGTGCTGCTCGATGAACCCACGAACGACCTCGACCTCGATGGTCTCGAGCGCCTGGAAACCATCGTGCGTGGCCTGCGCGGGGGAGTGGTGCTCATCAGTCACGACCGTGAGTTCCTCGCCCGCTGTGTCACGCGAGTGCTGGAGCTCGACCTGGCACAGGGCTCCAACCGGGTGTACGGCGGCGGCTACGACTCCTACCTGGAGGAGCGGGAGACGCTCCGACGCCACCAGCGGGAGAAGTACGAGGAGTTCGCCGGCAAGAAAGCCGACCTCGTCTCGCGGGCCCGCACCCAGCGCGAATGGTCCAGCCAGGGCGTGCGGAACGCGATGAAGAAGGCGCCGGACAACGACAAGATCCGGCGCAAGGCCGCCAGCGAGTCCAGCGAGAAGCAGGCCCAGAAGGTCCGCCAGATGGAGAGCCGAATCGCCCGTCTGGACGAGGTGGAGGAACCGCGCAAGGAGTGGCAGCTCGAGTTCACCATTGGCTCCGCACCGCGCTCCGGCTCGGTGGTCTCCACGCTCAGCTCAGCGGTGTTCCGCCAGGGGACCTTCACGCTCGGGCCCGTGTCCCTCCAGGTCAACGCGGGCGAGCGGATCGGTATCACCGGCCCCAACGGTGCCGGGAAGTCGACGCTGCTGCGCGGCCTGCTCGGCCACCAGCGCCCGGACGAAGGCACAGCGAGCCTCGGGGCGAGCGTGCATGTCGGAGAGATCGACCAGGCACGCTCCCTGTTGGCCGGATCCGAGCTCCTCGCGGCGGCCTTCGAGGATCTCGTACCGGACCTCGCCTCGGCCGAGGTGCGCACCCTGCTGGCCAAGTTCGGCCTCAAGGCCGATCACGTCACCCGCCCCGTCGATGACCTCTCTCCCGGAGAGCGCACCCGTGCGGCCCTGGCGCTGTTGCAGGCGCGCGGCAGCAACCTGCTCGTGCTCGACGAGCCCACGAACCACCTCGATCTGCCGGCCATCGAACAGCTCGAGCAGGCGCTGCAGTCCTATGACGGGACACTGCTGCTGGTCACCCACGACCGGCGGATGCTCGCCGCCGTCCAGACCGACCGTCACTGGCGGGTCGAGGCCGGCCAGGTCAGCGAGCTGTAG